In Salinibacterium sp. ZJ70, one DNA window encodes the following:
- a CDS encoding ANTAR domain-containing response regulator: protein MSETEATPSAPRRVVVAEDESLIRMDIVEILRDNGFDVVGEAGDGETAVALATELRPDLVVMDVKMPQLDGISAAERLTKNHIAPVVLLTAFSQKELVERASEAGALAYVVKPFTPNDLLPAIEIALSRYQQIVTLEAEVADMVERFETRKLVDRAKGLLNEKMGLTEPEAFRWIQKASMDRRLTMHDVAQAIIDQLAPKK from the coding sequence GTGAGTGAGACGGAAGCAACCCCCAGCGCCCCCCGCCGCGTCGTCGTCGCGGAGGACGAGTCGCTGATCCGCATGGACATCGTCGAGATTCTGCGCGACAACGGATTCGATGTCGTCGGAGAGGCCGGTGACGGCGAGACGGCAGTGGCCCTCGCCACCGAGCTGCGCCCCGACCTGGTCGTCATGGATGTCAAGATGCCGCAGCTCGACGGCATCTCGGCTGCTGAGCGCCTCACCAAGAACCACATCGCACCGGTCGTGCTCCTCACGGCGTTCAGCCAGAAGGAGCTCGTGGAGCGCGCGTCGGAGGCCGGTGCCCTCGCCTACGTCGTGAAGCCGTTCACCCCGAACGACCTCCTGCCCGCGATCGAGATCGCCCTCAGCCGCTACCAGCAGATCGTCACCCTCGAGGCCGAGGTCGCCGACATGGTCGAGCGCTTCGAGACTCGCAAGCTCGTCGACCGCGCGAAGGGCCTCCTCAACGAGAAGATGGGCCTCACCGAACCCGAGGCGTTCCGCTGGATCCAGAAGGCGTCGATGGACCGCCGCCTCACCATGCACGATGTCGCTCAGGCGATCATCGACCAGCTCGCGCCCAAGAAGTAA
- a CDS encoding HPr family phosphocarrier protein, with product MLERRVVVASSVGLHARPAALFSQAAAGAGMPVTLTGPSGRTVNAASILGVLSLGVDCGQEVTVAADGDGADAVLDELAAMLARDLELE from the coding sequence ATGCTTGAGCGTCGCGTCGTCGTCGCATCTTCGGTCGGCCTGCACGCACGCCCTGCCGCCCTGTTCTCGCAGGCGGCGGCGGGCGCGGGCATGCCCGTGACCCTCACAGGGCCGTCGGGCCGCACGGTCAACGCCGCGAGCATCCTGGGCGTGCTGTCGCTCGGTGTGGACTGCGGTCAGGAGGTCACCGTCGCCGCCGACGGCGACGGCGCGGATGCAGTGCTCGACGAGCTCGCCGCGATGCTCGCACGCGACCTCGAGCTCGAGTAG
- the pyk gene encoding pyruvate kinase, whose amino-acid sequence MRRAKIVATLGPATSSYENLRAIIEAGVNVARMNLSHGTYEVHEEVYANVRRAAADAGQPVAVLVDLQGPKIRLGKFADGPHDLAVGDIFTITTEDVPGTKELVGTTFKGLPQDVNAGDFLLIDDGKVKVQVLDTDGVRVRTEVIVAGPVSNNKGINLPGVAVNVPALSEKDEDDLRWGLKLGADYIALSFVRDARDISRVHEIMAEEGRKIPVIAKIEKPQAVDALDEIIDAFDGIMVARGDLAVELPLEAVPVVQKRAVELCRRMAKPVIVATQMLESMTHSPVPTRAEASDVANAVLDGADAVMLSGETSVGEYPVVTVQTMARIIASTEEHGLERIAPLGTKPRTQGGAITLAAAEVADFVQAKFVCVFTESGDSARRMSRLRGAIPMKAFTPDEAIRRRMNLTWGIESFTVDRVSHTDEMFKQVDRILLEKELVSIGDKVVVISGSPPGIPGSTNDIRVHTIGDAINKVTPVWETGDHAD is encoded by the coding sequence ATGAGACGAGCTAAGATCGTCGCGACGTTGGGACCCGCCACGTCGAGCTACGAGAACCTCCGGGCCATCATCGAGGCAGGCGTCAACGTCGCCCGCATGAACCTGAGCCACGGCACATACGAGGTGCACGAGGAGGTCTACGCCAACGTCCGTCGCGCTGCGGCTGACGCCGGCCAGCCCGTCGCGGTGCTCGTCGACCTCCAGGGGCCGAAGATCCGCCTCGGGAAGTTCGCCGACGGGCCCCACGACCTCGCGGTCGGGGACATCTTCACCATCACGACCGAAGACGTGCCCGGCACGAAGGAGCTCGTCGGAACGACGTTCAAGGGCCTCCCGCAGGATGTGAACGCGGGCGACTTCCTCCTCATCGACGACGGCAAGGTCAAGGTGCAGGTGCTCGACACCGACGGTGTGCGTGTGCGCACCGAGGTCATCGTCGCCGGCCCCGTGTCGAACAACAAGGGCATCAACCTCCCGGGCGTGGCCGTCAACGTGCCTGCGCTGTCGGAGAAGGACGAGGACGACCTCCGCTGGGGTCTGAAGCTCGGCGCCGACTACATCGCGCTGTCGTTCGTCCGCGACGCCCGTGACATCAGCCGCGTGCACGAGATCATGGCCGAAGAGGGACGCAAGATCCCTGTCATCGCCAAGATCGAGAAGCCGCAGGCTGTCGATGCCCTCGACGAGATCATCGACGCCTTCGACGGCATCATGGTGGCGCGTGGCGACCTCGCCGTGGAGCTGCCGCTCGAGGCGGTGCCGGTTGTGCAGAAGCGCGCCGTCGAGCTCTGCCGCCGCATGGCGAAGCCCGTCATCGTGGCGACGCAGATGCTCGAGTCGATGACGCATTCGCCGGTTCCGACCCGCGCCGAGGCATCCGACGTCGCAAACGCCGTTCTCGACGGCGCGGACGCGGTCATGCTCTCGGGCGAGACGAGCGTTGGCGAGTACCCCGTCGTCACCGTGCAGACGATGGCGCGCATCATCGCGTCGACCGAGGAGCACGGTCTCGAGCGCATCGCGCCGCTCGGCACCAAGCCCCGCACCCAGGGTGGCGCCATCACGCTCGCCGCAGCCGAGGTCGCTGACTTCGTCCAGGCGAAGTTCGTGTGCGTGTTCACCGAGTCGGGCGACTCGGCCCGCCGCATGTCGCGTCTGCGCGGCGCGATCCCCATGAAGGCGTTCACGCCGGATGAGGCGATCCGCCGTCGTATGAACCTCACGTGGGGCATCGAGTCGTTCACCGTCGACCGCGTGTCGCACACCGACGAGATGTTCAAGCAGGTCGACCGGATCCTCCTCGAGAAGGAGCTCGTCTCGATCGGCGACAAGGTCGTCGTGATCTCGGGTTCCCCTCCCGGAATCCCCGGCTCGACCAACGACATCCGTGTGCACACGATCGGCGACGCCATCAACAAGGTCACCCCTGTGTGGGAGACCGGCGACCACGCCGACTGA
- a CDS encoding PaaI family thioesterase encodes MVKLPSDLDPELVARIGDTAGGELARKMGIEFLELSAEFSLARMPVEGNRQVVGLLHGGAHVVLGESLGSLSSAIHAGPGRYAVGIEINATHSRSVTEGWVTGTCTALVLGRTLCTHEIVMTDDEGRRLSTVRMTNYLRDRV; translated from the coding sequence ATGGTGAAGCTGCCGTCCGACCTCGACCCCGAACTCGTCGCCCGCATCGGCGACACCGCAGGCGGTGAGCTGGCCCGCAAGATGGGCATCGAGTTCCTGGAGCTGTCGGCCGAGTTCTCGCTCGCCCGCATGCCCGTCGAGGGCAATCGCCAGGTGGTCGGACTGCTGCATGGCGGTGCACACGTCGTGCTCGGCGAGTCGCTCGGTTCGCTCTCGTCGGCGATCCACGCGGGCCCCGGCCGTTATGCGGTGGGTATCGAGATCAACGCCACCCACAGCCGTTCGGTGACCGAAGGCTGGGTCACGGGCACGTGCACCGCGCTCGTGCTCGGCCGCACGCTGTGCACCCACGAGATCGTCATGACGGATGACGAGGGACGCCGTCTCTCGACGGTGCGGATGACGAACTACCTGCGCGACCGCGTCTGA
- a CDS encoding DUF4166 domain-containing protein: MSTRTPGTPWASALGWRITELPPALADYFGGVPYGSHGLGEGVFTRVGSPRRWLWPVLALLGRWNIAWPVWEKQVPFTIVNVPTPHGQISVRRFHFASGDRTMTDRVVWTGRGLRQRAGAGERLVSELFIETDEDGLLITSGRVGVDIAGLRFTLPPSWAPRITVRERALDDGRQHVSLTIDLPVVGRLYEYAGAFSYHVERVGDDDG; encoded by the coding sequence GTGAGCACCCGCACGCCGGGCACACCGTGGGCGTCGGCCCTCGGCTGGCGTATCACAGAGCTGCCGCCCGCCCTCGCGGACTACTTCGGGGGCGTGCCCTACGGTTCGCACGGGCTCGGTGAGGGCGTGTTCACGCGCGTCGGATCCCCGCGGCGCTGGCTGTGGCCGGTCCTCGCGCTGCTGGGCCGCTGGAACATCGCATGGCCGGTGTGGGAGAAGCAGGTGCCGTTCACGATCGTGAACGTGCCGACTCCGCACGGCCAGATCAGCGTCCGTCGGTTCCATTTCGCCTCCGGCGACCGCACGATGACCGACCGTGTCGTCTGGACGGGCCGAGGGCTGCGCCAGCGCGCGGGTGCGGGGGAGCGGCTCGTGAGCGAGCTGTTCATCGAGACGGATGAAGACGGCCTGCTGATCACCTCGGGCCGGGTGGGCGTCGACATCGCGGGCCTCCGATTCACACTGCCGCCGTCGTGGGCGCCGCGGATCACGGTGCGCGAGCGCGCGCTCGACGACGGGCGTCAGCACGTGTCGCTCACCATCGACCTGCCGGTCGTCGGGCGTCTGTACGAGTACGCGGGCGCGTTCAGCTACCACGTCGAGCGCGTCGGCGACGACGACGGATGA
- the polA gene encoding DNA polymerase I encodes MPDSEKPTLLLIDGHSLAFRAFYALPVDSFVTRDGQHTNAIHGFISMLLGLLQTQKPTHIGVAFDISRYSFRTREYPEYKGTRGETPPEFIGQVPLLEEALAAMNITTISKEDYEADDILATLSLQGAEQGYRVLVVSGDRDTIQLVDENVTLLYPNARGVSELKTYDTEAVIERYGIRPEQYPEIAALVGETSDNLPGVDKVGEKTAVKWIQQYGDVHELLKHQDEIKGVVGNNLREQQDRVIRNRKLNRLLRDVELPVGPADLERRPLDASAVRAVFDRLQFRTLLDRVLKIEGAAADAGIVEAEQAAAAAETPVVRTMVDEELAKWLNTQSKGGTEPLGLRIATIGGVIEGFGIASATESAWVPWASGRLDYAALEAWLASDAPKVLHDAKRQLKVLDGSGLSLAGIAGDTSIAAWLLRPATKPDGLPGLVYYYLGETLPQPDPSQLVPETEAISPATEAWYLLRLAGELESRLDPGSLSVLRDIELPLVPALARMELQGITIDRPVLAELSSRLGAQAAEIAQKAYAEIDREVNLGSPKQLQEVLFEQLGMPKTRANKTGFSTDAQALADLQEQHPHPFLELLLAHRDATKIRQIVDTLQAAIGPDDRIHTTYEQTASATGRISSNDPNLQNIPVKTEVGREVRSGFIAGEGFETLLTADYSQIEMRIMAHLSEDAGLIEAFRSGEDLHRFVGSRIFGVAPEDVTPQMRTKVKAMSYGLAYGLSAFGLSKQLRIEVSEAKALMTDYFARFGAVRDYLRSVVEQARVDGYTTTIFGRRRPFSDLTSTNRVLRENAERQALNSPIQGSAADIIKRAMLTIDADLRDRQMASRMLLQVHDELVFEVAPGELDALTAIVTSGMSGAAELSVPLEVQLGTGPNWDAAGH; translated from the coding sequence GTGCCGGACTCCGAAAAGCCTACGCTTCTGCTCATCGACGGACATTCGCTCGCGTTCCGCGCGTTCTACGCCCTGCCCGTCGACAGCTTCGTGACGCGCGACGGCCAGCACACCAACGCCATCCACGGCTTCATCTCGATGCTTCTCGGCCTGCTGCAGACGCAGAAGCCCACCCACATCGGCGTCGCGTTCGACATCTCGCGCTACTCGTTCCGCACACGCGAGTACCCCGAGTACAAGGGCACCCGCGGCGAGACGCCGCCCGAGTTCATCGGCCAGGTGCCGCTGCTCGAAGAGGCCCTCGCGGCCATGAACATCACCACCATCTCGAAAGAGGACTACGAAGCCGACGACATCCTCGCGACCCTCTCGCTCCAGGGCGCCGAGCAGGGATACCGTGTGCTCGTCGTCTCGGGCGACCGCGACACCATCCAGCTCGTCGACGAGAACGTTACCCTGCTGTACCCGAACGCGCGCGGTGTCTCCGAGCTCAAGACCTACGACACCGAGGCGGTCATCGAGCGCTACGGCATCCGCCCCGAGCAGTACCCCGAGATCGCGGCCCTCGTCGGGGAGACGAGCGACAACCTGCCGGGGGTCGACAAGGTCGGCGAGAAGACCGCCGTCAAGTGGATCCAGCAGTACGGCGACGTGCACGAGCTGCTGAAGCACCAGGACGAGATCAAGGGCGTCGTGGGCAACAACCTGCGCGAGCAGCAGGATCGCGTGATCCGCAACCGCAAGCTCAACCGGCTCCTGCGCGACGTCGAGCTGCCCGTCGGGCCCGCAGATCTCGAGCGCCGCCCGCTCGACGCATCCGCGGTGCGTGCCGTGTTCGACCGGCTCCAGTTCCGCACGCTGCTCGACCGCGTGCTCAAGATCGAGGGAGCCGCCGCCGACGCGGGCATCGTCGAGGCCGAGCAGGCGGCAGCCGCCGCCGAGACGCCCGTCGTGCGCACGATGGTCGACGAAGAGCTCGCGAAGTGGCTGAACACGCAGTCGAAGGGCGGCACCGAGCCGCTCGGGCTGCGGATCGCGACCATCGGGGGAGTGATCGAAGGGTTCGGGATCGCGAGCGCCACCGAGAGCGCGTGGGTGCCGTGGGCGTCTGGTCGCCTCGACTACGCCGCCCTCGAAGCCTGGCTCGCGAGCGACGCCCCCAAGGTGCTGCACGACGCCAAGCGCCAGCTGAAGGTGCTCGACGGCAGCGGGCTCAGCCTCGCCGGCATCGCTGGCGACACCTCGATCGCCGCGTGGCTGCTGCGCCCCGCCACGAAGCCCGACGGACTGCCGGGCCTCGTCTACTACTACCTCGGCGAGACGCTGCCCCAGCCCGACCCCAGCCAGCTCGTCCCCGAGACCGAGGCGATCAGCCCCGCCACCGAAGCCTGGTACCTGCTGCGCCTCGCGGGCGAGCTCGAGTCGCGCCTCGACCCCGGATCGCTCTCCGTGCTGCGCGACATCGAGCTGCCACTCGTGCCCGCGCTCGCGCGGATGGAGCTGCAGGGCATCACGATCGATCGCCCCGTGCTCGCGGAGCTGTCGAGCCGCCTCGGCGCGCAGGCGGCGGAGATCGCGCAGAAGGCATACGCCGAGATCGACCGGGAGGTGAACCTCGGCTCGCCCAAGCAGCTGCAGGAGGTGCTCTTCGAGCAGCTCGGCATGCCGAAGACCCGCGCCAACAAGACCGGCTTCTCGACCGACGCGCAGGCTCTCGCCGATCTGCAGGAGCAGCACCCGCATCCGTTCCTGGAGCTTCTGCTGGCCCACCGCGACGCCACCAAGATCCGTCAGATCGTCGACACCCTGCAGGCCGCGATCGGCCCCGACGACCGCATCCACACCACCTACGAGCAGACGGCCTCCGCGACCGGCCGCATCTCCTCCAACGACCCCAACCTGCAGAACATCCCCGTCAAGACCGAGGTGGGCCGCGAGGTGCGCTCGGGCTTCATCGCGGGCGAGGGCTTCGAGACGCTCCTCACCGCCGACTACTCGCAGATCGAGATGCGGATCATGGCGCACCTCTCGGAAGATGCTGGGCTCATCGAAGCCTTCCGCTCCGGTGAGGATCTCCACCGTTTCGTCGGCTCGCGCATCTTCGGCGTCGCACCCGAGGATGTCACCCCGCAGATGCGCACCAAGGTCAAGGCGATGTCCTACGGTCTCGCGTACGGCCTCTCCGCGTTCGGGCTCAGCAAGCAGCTCCGCATCGAGGTGTCGGAGGCGAAAGCGCTCATGACCGACTACTTCGCCCGCTTCGGCGCCGTGCGCGACTACCTGCGCAGCGTCGTCGAGCAGGCGCGCGTCGACGGCTACACGACCACCATCTTCGGCCGCCGCCGCCCGTTCTCGGATCTCACCTCCACCAACCGGGTGCTGCGGGAGAACGCCGAGCGTCAGGCGCTCAACTCGCCCATCCAGGGCTCCGCCGCCGACATCATCAAGCGCGCCATGCTCACGATCGACGCCGATTTGCGCGATCGTCAGATGGCCTCCCGGATGCTGCTGCAGGTGCACGACGAGCTAGTGTTCGAGGTGGCCCCGGGCGAGCTCGACGCGCTCACCGCGATCGTCACCTCGGGGATGTCGGGAGCCGCGGAGCTCTCGGTGCCGCTCGAGGTGCAGTTGGGCACCGGTCCCAACTGGGACGCCGCCGGTCACTGA
- a CDS encoding epimerase, which produces MTTARGPVVVAGASGFMGQALVAHWREAGREVRTIGRPGSGADATWGDADAIRRVIDGSAMVVNLAGKSVNCRYDAANRSEIVRSRVQTTRELGDAIEAVASPPPLWINSSTATIYRHAEDRPMTEDDGEIGSGFSVSVATAWENEFFARGLPSTRRVAIRTAIVLGDGSALIPLLRLARWGLGGPQWDTPWFSTRERRAAGTQHRFAARWGQQRFSWIHLDDVARALDFIENDETLTGPINLSSPHPVEGVELMRTLRRVVRMPIGIPAPRPVLEVGAWLIRTETELLLKSRWVLPERLTRAGFEFAVPDLEDAVRRVVAQRSGVR; this is translated from the coding sequence ATGACCACCGCACGCGGTCCGGTCGTCGTGGCTGGCGCCTCCGGTTTCATGGGCCAGGCGCTCGTCGCGCACTGGCGTGAAGCCGGGCGCGAGGTGCGCACGATCGGCCGTCCCGGCTCCGGTGCCGACGCGACGTGGGGTGACGCCGACGCGATCCGTCGAGTGATCGACGGCAGCGCGATGGTCGTGAACCTCGCGGGCAAGAGCGTCAACTGCCGCTACGACGCGGCGAACCGGTCGGAGATCGTGCGCTCACGGGTGCAGACGACGCGTGAGCTCGGCGACGCGATCGAGGCGGTCGCCTCCCCGCCGCCGCTGTGGATCAACTCGTCGACAGCGACGATCTACCGGCATGCCGAGGACCGCCCGATGACCGAGGACGATGGCGAGATCGGCAGCGGTTTCTCGGTGTCGGTTGCGACTGCGTGGGAGAACGAGTTCTTCGCTCGCGGGCTGCCGTCGACGCGCCGCGTCGCGATCCGCACAGCGATCGTGCTCGGCGACGGCAGCGCGCTCATCCCCCTGCTGCGGCTCGCGCGCTGGGGCCTGGGAGGGCCGCAGTGGGACACCCCGTGGTTCTCCACGCGTGAGCGACGCGCCGCCGGCACCCAGCACCGCTTCGCCGCACGGTGGGGTCAGCAGCGGTTCAGCTGGATCCACCTCGACGATGTCGCGCGCGCTCTCGACTTCATCGAGAACGACGAGACGCTCACCGGTCCGATCAACCTCTCCTCGCCTCACCCCGTCGAGGGTGTCGAGCTCATGCGCACCCTGCGCCGCGTGGTGCGGATGCCGATCGGCATCCCCGCGCCTCGGCCGGTGCTCGAGGTGGGTGCGTGGCTCATCCGCACCGAGACCGAGCTTCTGCTCAAGAGTCGATGGGTGCTGCCGGAGCGCCTCACCCGCGCGGGCTTCGAGTTCGCGGTGCCGGATCTCGAAGACGCGGTGCGGCGGGTCGTCGCGCAGAGGAGCGGAGTGCGGTAA
- a CDS encoding DUF885 domain-containing protein encodes MTHERPTTPIDQIAEEWVTTLVDLIPEIAIMIGVPGRIGEVGDRSPAGHDRLAEATRELVAKLEAAEPVDDVDRVTKTDLLAEANLSLESHAARLHLRDLNVIASPAQDIRDAFDLMPTDTADDWATIAQRLGNVPTAVDGYIETLRQGIAEGVVPAKRQVREVIEQARRNSRPDGFFHAFAQGAAPTEGTLPESVVADLARGADASAAAYQSLADFLETELLPAASDIDAVGREMYALHSRAFLGAEIDLDETYEWGIAELERMIDEQTRVAQEILPGATVEEAIAHLEKDESRKLHGTEALQAWMQELSDRVVAELGETHFEIPEPVRALECMIAPTQEGGIYYTGPSDDFSRAGRMWWSVPEGVTEFDTWREKTTVFHEGVPGHHLQIGQAVYNRAQLNTWRRQLAGTSGHAEGWALYAERLMEELGYLEDPADRLGMLDGQRMRAARVVLDIGVHLGKPKPRVRGLEDLDSEGIWDADFALEFMRRNVNMNDSFVRFEVNRYLGWPGQAPSYKVGQRIWEQIRDEAQRREGDGFSFREFHKNALDLGGVGLDTLRASLLS; translated from the coding sequence ATGACTCATGAGCGCCCGACCACGCCCATCGACCAGATCGCGGAGGAGTGGGTGACCACCCTCGTCGACCTCATTCCCGAGATCGCGATCATGATCGGAGTCCCCGGTCGCATCGGCGAGGTGGGCGACCGCTCACCTGCTGGCCACGACCGCCTCGCTGAGGCCACGCGGGAGCTCGTCGCGAAGCTCGAGGCGGCCGAGCCCGTCGACGATGTCGACCGCGTCACGAAGACCGACCTTCTCGCCGAGGCGAACCTCTCGCTCGAGTCGCACGCGGCGCGCCTGCACCTGCGTGACCTGAACGTCATCGCCTCGCCCGCCCAGGACATCCGCGACGCCTTCGATCTCATGCCCACCGACACCGCAGACGACTGGGCGACGATCGCCCAGCGCCTCGGCAACGTGCCGACCGCCGTCGACGGCTACATCGAGACGCTCCGCCAGGGCATCGCAGAGGGTGTCGTGCCGGCCAAGCGCCAGGTGCGCGAGGTCATCGAGCAGGCGCGCCGCAACAGCCGCCCCGACGGCTTCTTCCACGCGTTCGCGCAGGGCGCCGCTCCCACCGAGGGAACCCTCCCGGAGAGCGTCGTCGCCGACCTCGCCCGGGGCGCGGACGCCTCCGCTGCGGCCTACCAGAGCCTCGCCGACTTCCTCGAGACGGAGCTGCTGCCCGCCGCATCCGACATCGACGCCGTCGGCCGCGAGATGTACGCCCTGCACTCGCGCGCGTTCCTCGGGGCCGAGATCGACCTCGATGAGACCTACGAGTGGGGCATCGCCGAGCTCGAGCGCATGATCGACGAGCAGACGCGCGTCGCCCAGGAGATCCTCCCCGGCGCGACCGTCGAAGAGGCGATCGCCCACCTCGAGAAGGATGAGTCGCGCAAGCTCCACGGCACCGAAGCGCTCCAGGCGTGGATGCAGGAGCTCTCGGACCGCGTGGTCGCCGAGCTCGGCGAGACGCACTTCGAGATCCCGGAGCCGGTGCGCGCGCTCGAGTGCATGATCGCTCCCACTCAGGAGGGCGGCATCTACTACACGGGCCCGAGCGACGACTTCAGCCGGGCCGGCCGCATGTGGTGGAGCGTGCCCGAGGGCGTCACCGAGTTCGACACCTGGCGTGAGAAGACCACCGTGTTCCACGAGGGCGTGCCCGGTCACCACCTGCAGATCGGCCAGGCCGTCTACAACCGTGCCCAGCTCAACACCTGGCGGCGTCAGCTCGCCGGCACGAGCGGCCACGCCGAGGGGTGGGCGCTCTACGCTGAGCGGCTCATGGAGGAGCTCGGCTACCTCGAGGACCCCGCCGACCGTCTCGGCATGCTCGATGGCCAGCGCATGCGCGCCGCGCGCGTCGTGCTCGACATCGGCGTGCACCTCGGCAAGCCGAAGCCGCGCGTGCGGGGTCTCGAGGATCTCGACTCCGAGGGCATCTGGGACGCCGACTTCGCGCTCGAGTTCATGCGCCGCAACGTCAACATGAACGACTCGTTCGTGCGCTTCGAGGTGAACCGCTACCTCGGATGGCCGGGTCAGGCGCCGTCGTACAAGGTGGGGCAGCGCATCTGGGAGCAGATCCGCGATGAGGCGCAGCGCCGCGAAGGCGACGGGTTCTCCTTCCGCGAGTTCCACAAGAACGCGCTCGACCTGGGAGGCGTCGGTCTCGACACCCTTCGGGCGAGCCTGCTGTCGTGA
- a CDS encoding glutamate synthase subunit beta, producing MADPKGFLHTRERELPARRPVSVRIMDWNEVYEDTDRTVLRRQAGRCMDCGVPFCHQGCPLGNLIPEWNDLTWRGQDRAAIERLHATNNFPEFTGRLCPAPCESSCVLGINQPAVTIKQIEVSIIDEAFDNGWVQPHLPERMTGKTVAVVGSGPAGLAAAQQLARSGHTVAVYERDDRIGGLLRYGIPDFKMEKRHLERRLEQMTAEGVRFRAGVEIGVDISWDVLRERYDAIVIATGATVPRDLPIPGRDLDGVHFAMDYLVQQNKIIAGDEVADQLTAHGKHVIVIGGGDTGADCIGTANRQGALSVTNLAIGKQPPAERPENQPWPMMPTLFEVQSAHEEGGERMYLASTVEFLGDEDGRVRALRLAETEFIDGRRVPKSGTEREVPADLVLIAMGFTGPEQERIAAQLNLPFDSRGNVARSGTYAADDPGVFIAGDAGRGQSLIVWAIAEGRAVASSVDRFLEGETHLPFPVKPTDRGFGL from the coding sequence ATGGCTGATCCGAAGGGCTTCCTCCACACGAGGGAGCGGGAGCTCCCCGCACGTCGTCCCGTCTCGGTCCGCATCATGGACTGGAACGAGGTCTACGAGGACACCGACCGCACCGTGCTGCGCCGTCAGGCTGGCCGCTGCATGGACTGCGGTGTGCCGTTCTGCCATCAGGGGTGCCCGCTCGGCAACCTCATCCCCGAGTGGAACGACCTCACCTGGCGCGGCCAGGATCGCGCTGCGATCGAGCGCCTGCACGCTACGAACAACTTCCCGGAGTTCACGGGGCGCCTCTGCCCCGCACCGTGCGAGTCGTCGTGCGTGCTGGGCATCAACCAGCCCGCGGTCACGATCAAGCAGATCGAGGTCTCGATCATCGACGAGGCGTTCGACAACGGATGGGTGCAGCCGCACCTTCCGGAGCGCATGACGGGCAAGACCGTCGCCGTCGTCGGCTCAGGGCCCGCGGGCCTCGCAGCCGCACAGCAGCTCGCCCGTTCGGGTCACACGGTGGCCGTGTACGAGCGCGACGACCGCATCGGCGGCCTGCTGCGCTACGGCATCCCCGACTTCAAGATGGAGAAGCGGCACCTCGAGCGTCGCCTCGAGCAGATGACCGCCGAGGGCGTGCGATTCCGCGCTGGCGTCGAGATCGGCGTCGACATCAGCTGGGATGTGCTGCGTGAGCGCTACGACGCCATCGTCATCGCCACCGGAGCGACGGTGCCGCGCGATCTGCCGATCCCGGGCCGCGATCTCGACGGCGTGCACTTCGCCATGGACTACCTCGTGCAGCAGAACAAGATCATCGCGGGCGATGAGGTGGCCGACCAGCTGACCGCCCACGGCAAGCACGTCATCGTCATCGGCGGCGGCGACACCGGTGCCGACTGCATCGGCACCGCGAACCGTCAGGGCGCGCTGAGCGTCACCAACCTCGCGATCGGCAAGCAGCCGCCCGCGGAGCGCCCCGAGAATCAGCCGTGGCCGATGATGCCGACACTCTTCGAGGTGCAGAGCGCCCACGAAGAGGGCGGCGAGCGCATGTACCTCGCCTCGACCGTCGAGTTCCTCGGCGACGAGGATGGCCGCGTGCGCGCACTGCGCCTCGCGGAGACCGAATTCATCGACGGACGCCGTGTGCCGAAGTCGGGAACCGAGCGCGAGGTCCCTGCGGACCTGGTGCTCATCGCAATGGGCTTCACGGGCCCCGAGCAGGAGAGGATCGCCGCACAGCTGAACCTCCCCTTCGACTCGAGGGGTAACGTGGCCCGTAGCGGCACGTACGCAGCAGACGACCCCGGCGTTTTCATCGCCGGAGACGCCGGTCGCGGACAGTCGCTCATTGTGTGGGCTATCGCCGAAGGGCGTGCGGTCGCGTCCAGCGTCGACCGCTTCCTCGAAGGGGAGACGCACCTCCCCTTCCCGGTGAAGCCCACCGATCGAGGCTTCGGCCTCTGA